The Cotesia glomerata isolate CgM1 linkage group LG7, MPM_Cglom_v2.3, whole genome shotgun sequence genome segment ACACCAATGTCTTCGCGAATTGGCCAAAAACATCAGGTTTTTGAcacaatgtaaaaaattcagttaGAGTCGTTTTCGGAGCTTCGAACGCTCTTTGGAGAACATTTTCTTCAGTGAAGTATACACGTTGACCGTTTTCAAGATGTATTGCCAGATGTTGGACAGCAGGATCTCTTTCGTGGATGGGAAAGCTGAGAATATGCCAAATAGCTTCATTGCTGCTAATGTATCTGCCCATTTGGTATCGTGCTATTtcgtcatttttatttatgttttgtaCTTCAAATATGGCCAAATCACTGCCTTTGTTtacatatttacaaatatacttaattgatttaacagaACTGCAAAGCTCAACATTGATATGAGCTTTGTAAGTTTTTGAAAGTAGTGGTGAGTATGGTACCACCCACTGATTATCAAACCCAACTTGATTTGGAAAGTTTGGCAGTCGCATTGTAAATGTGTGGCCACCATTCTCAGTACTTCTGCGGCGATACATTGGATAACCATCAATATCCGTGATCGTGTCATTCGTATGCGGCTTTGggaagttttttttacattttccaTTTTCCATGCACGGTGACGTCATGTTGAAAGCACCGCATGGCCCATGGATCATGTGTTTGGTGACAATATCAAATAATTCTTGATCAATTAATGGGTCTGGAATTTCGGCTGAAATTATTTGATCGATTTCTTCAGGACGGATTCTATCTTTAAGCCAAACCAAAATGTGGGCATGAGGCAAACCTCGCTTTTGCCACTCTATCGTATACAGCCAACAACGTGTGATaccaaaaattgaatatttaacaataaaatcaattaaggatttcaatttttgtttaaacacACGTGCAATTAAATCATGACGATGAATGGCTTGTTATCCTGGCAATAGTAAAGTTTGTATCTCTTCCCAATTCGGATTACATGtgaatgtaataaataaatccggTCGGCCGTAATGACGTACGTAAGTCATCGCATCTTGTATGTATTCCTGCATGTTCCGTGGACTGCCGATGTAGCTTGAAGGTAAAATGAAAGCATTACCGATGTCATTGGGATTTAAATTTCCATCGATGTTTCCAGCAACAGCATCTCGTAAGTGAATATATTCTTCCGATCGTAGTTTTGCCTGGTTGAATCGAAGGAATCGCAAGCGTTCGCTTTTGACCTTAGCATACATATCAACAATGTATTGATGGAACAGCTGACGATATCGAAGGATATAATTGTCTTGATGTTGTCTAACCATTATTCGGTGTGCGTAGTAGTTCATTgagctaactttattatttctgtaatcacctaaaaaaataaaaaataaaatgcaatACGAAATTAAAATCTATACGTACAGTAAGAAAGTAAATagataattgtcaaatttaccgGTATTTGGATCATACTGTTTGATATTAAGGTGATATTCATCTTGTCCTTGCCAAAATATCAATGGATATTGTAGTGCGTCATATGAACGGTGTAGATCCGAAATCGTACTGACAGTGTTGTCTCGCcgtgtaatttttatagatcTTTTGTCAACTGGATCACCAACCATGATAACAGCAACCTCATCAACAGTTGGAGCGTTGAATCTACCAGCATGTTCACCTAATGGTACTTTGTCGGCTTTTATGACGATTTGATAATTGTCATTTTGCAGTCGTGGCGAAACTCTTTTGATCAATTGAATTAGTTGATTGTGatcttctaaaaaattttccaataataTCACAATTGCTCTTTCCTCTGCttgttcaataaaattatacaggCACCGAGTCGTCACGCGCTCTTCACAATCgcccataaaataaatttgaagaaatttcGGATTGTTATCAGGCATTGGCATCAGTGATCCGATTTTATGGTACACCTGGCCTTGaattttgaaagtagtttCAAAATTACGTCCATCGGATGCACGATCGCAAATTTTAGTTGCCCCAAATGATGTCATTTGGAAGCAAGAATTAAATTTGCGTATCTtacgcaaaaataatttggaatCATCTGAATTGCCAGTAAGAAGGGATAATAAAGGCTCCGGCGGAGCGGGTAGAGGTGACAGCACAACTTTTCCTGATGCGCAGCACATGCCGGCTGCTTCATTCCGAAATTTCAATGCCTGACAATATTGACATACTGTATCCATTCCACCGATAGCAATTTTTGAATGCGCTGAGTAGTTAATATCTGGTGCATATTCAAAGACAAGCCGAACGAATGATGCACGTGTTAATGAGCGGCTGATCCGTTGCCTTTGTCGATCTAGTACTCGTACTGTAGCTATGTTTCGATCTCGTGCCGCTCTTGTTCTCGTAATATTCTGTTGCAGACGTTCGTCACGCTGTTCTTGAGATTCTTGTGCACGACTTTCTGCAGTCCTGATTCTTTGAGCTGCATTTCTTGTTTCGATTTGTTCTGGTAATTGCTGAGCTCTTTCAACACGTTTGCGTCGTGACCCTTTGCTGCTCGCGTTGTTGAGGTTAGATTTTTTCGGTGGCATTtgactgaaaataataatttaatcgttTAAATATTAGAAAGAGGAACTGAAAAACATGTTATCATAGcacattgaaataataagtgcaaaataattttcaatggaggttaaataaaaataatataaaaatttttgtacaattattgaaaaagtgTGGGGAGCTTTGTGCCATTTTCTCATtgatatattaattaacttttataaaactatGTGATATTACTTACAtgtataaattgaaattattgttcCTGTGCTCCTACTGTGGCTATGTCTCGTTCTCCTGCTGCTCTTGTTCTTATGATATTCTCTTGAAGACGTTCGTTACACTGTTCTTGAGATTCTTGTGCATGACCTTCTGCTGTCCTGATTCTTTGAGCTGGATTTCTTGATTCAATTTGTTCTGCCAACTGATGGGCTCTTTTTATACGTTTGCGTCGTGCCTCTCTGGTGCTCGCGTTGTTGAGGTTAGATTTTTTCCGTGGCATTtgactgaaaataataaattaatcgtttaaatatgagaaaaaaaaattgaaaatcattctaattaacttttataattatgtgataATACTGACATgtacatatttaaattatagagtttaaataataatttcaataagaaTTGAAATACTAATTTAATCGtttaaatataagaaaaaatctgaaaaacttGTTATCATAGcacattgaaataataagtgctaaatattttttaatagaggttaaataaaaacaataaaaaaaaatatttgtacaaCTATTGAAAAAGTGTAGGAAATTGTGTATCATTTTTGCattgacattttaattaaattttataattatgtgataatacttacatacatatattcaaattaaattataaagttttgATCAATGAAGcacaaataagtaaaaaacaGGATTAATTTTACTGTATTATCTTCATTATAATATGAATGCAATTTATACTTCAGTCTAAGTAACACGTGGCCGGCTATGCTAacaccaaaaatttaaaaaatggaaataattgaattatacGGTATTTCGTTcactacaaaataaatttaattaattttatagcgTCAACAACTCGTGGTAATCATGCTGTTAAAATGTAGCTTATATGACACGTTCGTAGATTTACCATAGCAGCGCCATCTATTGGTTACTTACTCAACCCAGTCGAAAGGTATCGACATCTGTTAGAATCATTTGGAGTTAACAGATAATTGTGACTGTCAAATAATAACAGACAAATAATTAgcagtaaattaaaattgcgaCTATAATTTGAGATTTAAACTATCCTA includes the following:
- the LOC123269444 gene encoding uncharacterized protein LOC123269444, translating into MPMPDNNPKFLQIYFMGDCEERVTTRCLYNFIEQAEERAIVILLENFLEDHNQLIQLIKRVSPRLQNDNYQIVIKADKVPLGEHAGRFNAPTVDEVAVIMVGDPVDKRSIKITRRDNTVSTISDLHRSYDALQYPLIFWQGQDEYHLNIKQ